In Candidatus Eisenbacteria bacterium, a single window of DNA contains:
- a CDS encoding pirin family protein: protein MQNPRNIAKVIRPISVLEGAGVRLKRSFPAGAIDFIDPFLLLDDFSSSNPNDYRKGFPWHPHRGIETVSYVIQGAVNHGDSLGNRGTIGAGEAQWMTAGSGIMHEEMPDPQSERLVAFQLWVNLSADRKMTVPRYQNISSDSIPVVSPQKGVTVRVVAGEVDGMRGPVTGISIEPTYLDALLLPNASFTHSVPRGHTAMVYLFEGEAGVGPGAPHSGKEIVAPSLVILGDGDGIELEATTAGARCLLISGTPLNEPVSRYGPFVMNTPEEIQRALSDLNDGTFIRHQPEDHPS from the coding sequence ATGCAAAATCCAAGAAATATAGCGAAGGTCATCCGGCCGATTTCTGTGCTTGAAGGGGCTGGGGTCAGGCTCAAGCGGTCTTTTCCCGCGGGAGCGATTGATTTCATCGACCCATTTCTCCTTTTGGATGACTTCAGTTCGAGCAATCCAAATGATTACAGAAAAGGATTTCCATGGCACCCACACCGGGGCATCGAAACCGTTTCCTATGTCATCCAAGGTGCTGTTAATCATGGGGATAGCCTTGGCAATCGGGGAACAATCGGTGCGGGAGAGGCTCAGTGGATGACCGCCGGCAGCGGGATCATGCATGAAGAGATGCCAGATCCACAATCGGAACGACTTGTCGCATTCCAATTGTGGGTCAATCTCTCAGCCGATCGGAAAATGACCGTTCCCAGGTATCAGAATATTTCTTCGGATTCGATTCCGGTTGTCAGCCCACAGAAGGGTGTGACGGTCCGTGTGGTTGCGGGTGAGGTCGACGGAATGAGAGGGCCGGTAACAGGGATAAGTATTGAACCCACCTATTTGGATGCCTTGTTGCTTCCCAACGCTTCATTTACCCATTCGGTTCCCAGGGGCCATACAGCCATGGTCTATCTTTTTGAAGGAGAAGCCGGAGTTGGGCCAGGCGCACCTCATTCTGGGAAAGAGATTGTTGCGCCAAGCCTGGTAATTTTGGGGGACGGAGATGGTATCGAACTGGAGGCCACGACAGCCGGCGCCCGTTGCCTTCTCATTTCGGGCACGCCATTGAATGAGCCGGTTTCCAGATACGGTCCTTTTGTGATGAATACGCCCGAGGAGATTCAACGGGCGCTCAGCGATCTCAATGATGGGACATTTATTCGGCATCAACCAGAAGACCATCCTTCTTGA
- a CDS encoding cupin domain-containing protein, with the protein MQYSPINLREKLSRFSEHWSPKIIAKMNNYHFKLVKFQGDFVWHAHEATDEAFIVLTGEMRIDFRDGVVNLVSGDMFVVPKGVKHKPFAERECQVMLLEPAGTINTGDTPAEVTAEDNVWI; encoded by the coding sequence ATGCAATATTCTCCCATCAATCTGAGGGAAAAACTCAGCAGGTTCTCTGAGCATTGGTCGCCTAAGATCATTGCTAAGATGAATAATTATCACTTCAAACTTGTTAAATTTCAAGGTGATTTTGTTTGGCATGCTCATGAGGCAACGGACGAGGCGTTTATTGTTCTCACCGGCGAAATGCGGATCGATTTTCGCGACGGGGTTGTGAATTTAGTTTCTGGAGACATGTTTGTTGTCCCCAAGGGTGTAAAACACAAGCCTTTTGCCGAAAGGGAGTGCCAAGTAATGCTCCTGGAGCCCGCCGGGACAATCAATACTGGAGATACGCCGGCGGAAGTTACTGCGGAAGACAATGTTTGGATCTGA